atttcaatgttaTCAGAAGAACATTATCATTGAACACGACATCATTGCATTTTTACCAATAAGTGTGACATTTCGAGTAGCATGTTTATCTGCCGTTAACGTTGTCTTGGTTGATTGTATTTGTCTGTACATGTGAAGACtaaattcaaaatcatttttttaattttaatttgcatCGGAATATTTAACAGATGATACGTGTTTTGCTTTTGAACTTCAAGAAATATAATATGTTCAAACCACTCACTGCAATCGTTATGCTACATTAACATTTCATTACATCAACAATCAGTCTGACAAGCATCATTACTTGTCAGAAGCCTGTTAATTCGAACATACTAAGATGATGTTAAATTGccttatcttttaaaattattttattatatacctAGTGGTAAATAATTCCGTGATAAAAGAATTACGTTTTATGATTTGAAAGTGActtatgtaaaaaagaagatgtggtattattgccaatgagacaactatatatccacaaaagaccaaatgacacaaacatttataactataggtcaccgtacggccttcaacaatgagcaaagcacataccgcatagtcagctatacaaggccccgataagacaatgtaaaacaattcaactgagaaaactaacggccttatttatgtaaaaaaatgaacgaaacacaaatatataacacataaacaaacgacaaccactgaattacaggctcctgacttgggacaggcacatacacaaattatgtggcggggttaaacatgttagcgggatcccaaccctcccctaacctgggacagtggtataacagtacaacataataaaaaactataaaaatcagttgaaaaaggcttaactcatcagatagacaaaatataaaagtgcACGTGGcagggtacttatacatcccgacacaaaaagacacaatgaacagatctgagagtactagcagttatctgacagctagttcaaagccactaacaactaataaaaaaatcatgcctctaagactaaacactcaatccgtacacatccaacatacaatggatttagtgtaaagacgtcataaacagccggCGAAGAACATGacattgtgcaatgccaagttacaggtatcgacagattgtagatccatgaaaatgtatatgtatataacatactagtaatatttagttaccttttaatctactgataacaaaatcaatatttataccaataaaactTTATTCAATGATCGTATTACAGTggtgaataggtaaccttttagaataagcttatttaaaggaggaacaagtttacatggatcatttctaaatttccgggcacggttagcaacatttccgtaaaaatgaggatgtgctatcccgtttgaaataagttttctacaggtacaatcaaacttcaaaaccaaatctttatatctatggcaAAATTTAGTAAacgttttaagtaatttatggaaacgatatccctggtttaataatttactagTAATACAAaggttgcgttcgttaaaatcaaatgttatagACCCAATGGGTCGGgtgtattttattgtgtatgtaaTATATTTGTACTTTACTAAAATGTGattacacatgtcactataatgAAAATTTACTTACGTGATATGCATTTGACGTGACTCTGAACtcatgtatcccgtcatactttgaaccacacaattattttatttattattattacttttactgttaagtctattttttgtgttatatctactttacgtgactctgcatttatgtatgccgtcgtACTTTGAACGACTTAAttattttatgtctacctgtgcgaatttcaaacgcgcactTTTACACAAGTACTGAACACCTTCCATCCTTTATGGGTAgattttacatagataaataagattgaataaaataagcaaattgaggatgttatatttgatgtatgcctcTTTGTGCttcttcattatatttttttatatagtgattaagatgataacacaatgtttactgttgtaccccaatttttgacatttttacttattgtgtctttttgttttgttcacacattgttgacAATGTGATGGagtttgatgcgactgtcacacaagtgagaagtttagctagctataaaaccaggtacaatccaccattttctacatttgaaaatgcctgtactaagtcaggaatatgacagttgctgtccattcgattgatgtgtttgaactattgattttgccatttaatttgggactttcctttttgaattttcctccgagttctgtatttttgtgattttacattttactacTTACCTGTATGTAAACAATACTTGTGAAACAAACAACCATCCGTaatgatatctatatcattcaCGGTTATCAttcatttattgtgtctgtttatttaacgcatcaatgtaaatataacggaaatTGATGAGATTCATTCAAGTGAGCGAgtaagcgctatagaaccaggattaatcctacattttcttcatttgaaatgcctgtaccaagtcaggaatataacggTTCTTGTCCAATCGTTTTTgatgatgcgttttgttatttgattttgccatgtgactatggactttccgaattgattttcttccaagttcagtatttttgtgattttactttttgcaaaaGCTTTATGAAAACTGTCAACTGTAAGAAGTCACGTCATCGATATCCATCATTGTTGTGAACGAACCGTGTATTAATGTGTAAGCTATCATCTAAAGTAACAAtataattaaatgatatttataaaatgtttatataagaaaaacaaaaagtatggaGGATCAATCCATGACACTCAATAAGAACatgcaaaacataaaaaaacgcAAAAATCCAAGGAACAGCGCTTTTAATGCTGTTTTTTCTCTCGAAGTCACGGAGCAAATGAATTTCTCTAAACTCACTGCAAATTTAAGACGACCTTTAGTACCAGTGAAAGCAGAATTCTTGACAAAAATGATTTGGATAGACTTTGTATGATATAACAGCACCTAATTTGGCACGGTCAAGAAATGAACATACAGGAAGGTAGTACATGAGGATATGATAGGTGTCATCTGCATCGGAATATCTTACAATAGCAACATGCTGTAATTGGTCTTTAAGAGATTTAGCCAACGTCATTATTTCTGAAAAAGATCTGTTGATGTTTAGTTATTATAATGAATGACAGTTTATTTAACTTCTAAAAATGAGTTTTTGAAACTCCATCAACAAAATGTTGCTAACACATATTTGTTGATACTATTTGTAGTAACGAATTACCACTCTAGGATGTCTATTTGTTCATTTCTGTTTGCCATTATTATTATCAGATATTATGACCAACTGATTtacattagcaaattaaaattcGGAGACCCCTTTTGACTGTCATAGCAAAAGCATGtaattttacaacaaattttCGGGAAATTgcaattgtatttgtatttcatgGTTATGCATAATCTGCTTACTCAATACAGGACGCCACGGCCATTTACTGAAAACAAAACCCTCATAGTTTACTAATTTGGACAGAACACTGACATCGTGGGGCATTTGTGCAAATTACAATCATAAAACATCTTCTTAATGTATATCTaagtttataaacatttttattatttgttttgtaatcttATACATTACAAATTTCGTAACAGTCgcaaaaatttgaaaaggaaAGCACTAGAAATTaatgttgattatttaaaaCAGTTGTAATGTCACGGGAcataattcaaatttctaatacatttgtagttTTATGTCTCCTataaatctaataaataaatacttaaTCATTATTAACATTTGTTCatgtttgtttcatatttgaaagTACATAATTCgtagtttttttgtgtgtgaatttaatgaattattataAGAAAGGACCCGACAAGGATATCATTTCACCACTTTAGATAAATAAtgtatgaaaatttgataagcatttatattttataatgtaacaTAGCTACATCGACGCTACAATTTTCTGCTGTTAAACAATTATCATAACTTTAAAACTGTAATGTAAGATGATAATGGGGTTGAACAGAGAACATCGGTTATTGTCAAATGACattagttcatttttttatatattaaatttggaTTATGCGacccatttgaaaaaaataaaaaatgaatataataccgacattatattaaaaatagtaATTGTATTAGTAATGATAATAAGTAAATTGAAGTATTGTATTTTACAtattcgataaaaaaaatagacatgtTTTTATTGGATTTTCGAATATTTGTCAGCTCCTTGCAATACTTACAAGCttgaacattttaatatctTAAAATAGTATTAACATAATCATAAAATCAGCGTGGTCAATCAGATCACATATTGTTACTTAATGTTATTTGCTTTCTTGTAAtgatttatatgtattgttCTCTGCTGTGTATCATTTGTCatgttgtaaatatgtttttcgttGCTATAGCATATATATGCTCTTTGCAATaaagtattcattcattcattattGTAACGTTAATTCAATAAAGGGGGAAATCAATAAAACCTTTCACACTCTACTTTATCAACCAACAAAACCAATTATAAATGGTTGGTACggtcatttttcaaataaactaGTTGATTAAACCTGACTGTATAACTATCTGGCTCAGAGCGTTTATTTAGCAGGAGACTCCATGCTAAGGAACAAAGTTTGAATTgtagaataaattattttagctttataaaaatattaagtttaaaCTATATTGCATTTTCTCCATTCATATAATAATGCTAGTTGGTGTATACCTGAAGCATACTataatttctcgctgcattgaagacctattggtgaccttctgctatgGTCGTATTGTTGaccctttgacacattccccattttcattcccAATTTTATAGGTAGCTAAGGAagattaaaacgtttaatctcTACTAGAACTTTTCTGACATATCTGACTTCAACATTTTTCTTTTGCCAAACCTGTAATcgaatataataacaaaaaatgttaaaagcaatATGATATTAAGTATTTCTGAAACATAAGGTGTTTGAAAGATTTATCTATTAGAtaaatgattttacaatttaAGGAAAGTAATTTGTAAGCAATTTGTATGCTACATTAACGATCTTTAGGACAGGATAATTAATTCCCCGAAGTGAGTGATGTGAACACGACGTGATAATAATAAACtatgtaaatacattttaacataaatagtTATGTATCAAcattaaaagaatatattttaataatactttttgttgatattttgattcagttaaaagatttaaatatattgtttcgTCTGCTTAAATATCATAACCAACATCAATGTGAATTGTTATCAAAAGAACATCGTACATTCGGATACATTTGCTGCAATACATACACAAATTTAGTATTCATATGATTTGCAATACAAGAAAATAAGACAAATAGAGAATGAATgaaaataactataaatatatatttagaatttgACGACCAATTAATTTGAAGGATTGGTTCTTGCTTAATTGAAGAAAATAGCTGTAAAAGCACATCCGTAGTATAAAGGATTATCTTATTCTTTACTTACAACTGCCTttgaatataaacaagaaaaacttaaatattaccagaacaaaatatatatgagaGGAAATTCTGATCAATTTAATATAGTACTACtagatataggaatatgtggggttagtgctaatgagacaactctccatccaaattataatttatgaaagtaaaccattatagccTTTATCGTTAAGGTGAGTGTACCCACAttgtacataaaattgagaatggaaatgtacCTATATCGACAGATTTTTCACCTACGTATATAATCTGTGAAAgtgttgtttatattgaaatatactTACCTATGTCGAAAGAAGTGGATAGTGTCAAATCATAAAACTACAAACGGCTAAGTCTCTCGGGAAACTTGTAAGATTACATctactttttttactttttttactaaaagaggtgcaatttgggtactccgtGCAATTTTGATATCGTGACGTTAACTTATCACGTTTGTCAAATTTCACTGTTATACATCTGCAGTTGATTAGAGTAACTATTTTAATTATGACGATACAATTAAAGCATTCTATTAATGAACTACAAATGCCCCGCGGTAAACTGaactatttacattttgttttgtttgagcATCCATATATGTGTTAATTACCTCATGGTATGGTGTAAAGAATGTGTGGAGTTACATATAGTTTCAACTCTGAtcttaaaattcattgatttaaattataaataaacaaacagacagacaattTCTCACTaaagaattataaaatttacattgaaTTTTGAACACACAAGTATACCGTGTAAAACGCCACATGCGGGTGTCGGCTATGTTTACACGGGGTGGCAATTTCGAAGCGAAGAAAAACTATCAAAGTAAGTTCAAGTATCAAAATGTCTTTATTTAGAATTATTAGTACCATATAATGTACTGCACGGAAGGAACTGAAACACAATCTATCTAGTTTTCCTTATTGCAGATTTTGGGGCTTCATATGCAAATTTCTGAATACAAACTACTTTAGACGACTTCCCTCTGCAACATTTATATGGAAGTGAATTCCTTTTATGGAATTTAACCAAATACGAGTTTCATACTAAGAATAAATTGGTTATAAAACTAGGTtgtcatcaaaatataaagtgtcgCTAGGGTTGTTAGATTTTGCATCTCAAGGGGCAGATGCTCCAATAAAAACAGAATCGGTCTTGTCCTCATACTTTTTAATACAAACACATCTACTATATGATgataacatattaaaaactaaaagtacttcattttgtctgttttttttagtcatataagacatgtgcttttgatttgataaatagttaaaaatgactcaaaatatatttttaccgCTGGAAAATGATTTCATTTCCTTTTGAGTTACTATCATGGTCAGAAAAAAGTTACGGCTGTGGTTCAATGCACCGAAACATGGAGGAAAATCACAGAGCAGACCTCCATTTAAGATTTTGCCGAGGCCACTAACAGTCACACTTCATCATCAGGCTCCTTCCGAAATTGCTCGTGCACTTCGCAAAAAGTACTCACTTAAAACGAATTCGGTTTCTCTCGTAAATGAAACACTCACCGGAATCTTTCACATCAAATGACAATACAGTTTAAAGGAGACATGTAGACGATGACACTACTATTTCTACACTATTTCAATACAGCGATTCAAAATTCTTCAACAAATAATTTGGCTTCTGATTTCCTAACTTTTATCTAAATGGTAAATTTGATAGGTGGagcaaaaaatattgaacacatTACAGAAAGCTTATGTGAGCGCAGAATGGACGACCCTCATGATGCAGAAATAAGTTTTGCAGTTCCAAGTCAAAAGATACTAGTAGACTTCATCGCCATGGACCTTGATACTTAGTATCCCAAAGTCTGACCTCTGTTTAAGAAATCTTGGTTCTAACATTGTAACATTTCATCATGTTCCATGAGGCTGGCATGGTTTCTTTGATGCAAGATGTCTACTGTGTTTTCATTAACATAATGTGATTATGTTCTAAATATGTCACTGGCACTTGGAAGGACCGAGATGATACATGAAAGGCAATTTCCCAAAGTTCcgttatataaaacaatgacgCTCGTAATCCACTGATCACAAACACAAATATCGATTGATGCCAATTGTAACCCGCCATTCCTTCAAACTTTTGAACACCAAAATTTTGGCGAATGACAAGCTCTTTATGGCCTTTTAGTCGTAGACCTAAATCTTTAAGAGCCCCATGTTCTCTTTAACAaagaaaaagtttcaaaaacttGTCTATACCCAATAATTGTTTgctttgtatttctttggtcTTCTAGTAGGATTTAAAACAAGTTTGTAGCAAGTTTTCCAAAACCTCTTAGTTGTGTCACGATAGCATATTTCCGATGttattctttttgaaataaatctgACCCTTCCAAAGAAAAGACGATGAGAAATATTGTCGATCGgatatttatttgctttttctattcggataaaagataaaatatcaaccgtcatataaagtattttaagattttgaatcgctttttaaaattgttgagAATAGTAGTGTCATCGTCGACAGGTCTCCTTGAAGTTGTATTGTCATTTGATGATAAAGATACTGGTGAATGTTTCATTTGAGGAATTATCGATTTCGTTTCTCAGTGAGTGTTTTTTTTGCAGCAAGCGCTTTTATGAGGAACCTGATGAAGAAATTTAATGCCAATGATAAAGTTTGAATGATAGTTTTTCTTCGCTTCGAAAATGCCACCCGGTGTCAAGCATACTTGACACCCcgcatgtggcgttctacacggTGACGTAGAAAATTCCTCTCATTCCTACAATTTAATCGTGCTGTTGTCATAAATTAtgtaaacaataacaatttgtCACGTTTCCCAAATCATAAGAGATATGTACATCATCAATACTAATCAATAGATTAAATGCCTACAAAAGTCAAGTTTCCCTTAACACTTCACGTATCATGGGACCATCTATTGATTAAAACCGTTCAATAAGTCCTTTGACTGGTAGACAATAATGTATTCCATAACCATGCTCACAAAATATCATGACGATAAAGAGCagattgatataaaatatcttttctttatctttccatttaaaaacaaatctaagTTTAGGCCTGAATTGTTTCAGTTTGCGAAGAAGGCAACCAAAACCTGGTATACTATAGAACATGACATGAACacaatttatagatataaagaGAGATGACAGTTACTAAAAGGATAATCCGTCTTGTAACCAGGAACGAAAATAATGCTATGGTAAAAATCGAACAACCACCAAACGACAGTATACCATCGATAAGAAGTCAAGTTTTGAAGTTTACATTCGAGAGGAATCGAACGAATTCAGGTTTCAACAACGGAACATTTTTGTGAATTAGGTATTATATAACGGCCTTACAACTCTTGATGGTGTCTGTTAAATGTTCGAAATGATAACTTCGTCTTCCCAACTTATAACTCTTTGTTTGAAATCTCTCTCATAAACAGTAACAATATATTAACGATatcttaaaaaaagtaaatccaAGCTCTTGCAACTCGCATCAATTGGCAAATGTATACTTCCTATATAACACCTATACGAGGGGTTGATGTGTTTATAGACCATTGCAATGCTTAATAttgcagtttgacaaacataaCTTAACAAATATTTGGCAAAGTAATGCCATTGACATAAAAGCACAACCCATCTATGTGCACAAATACCGGTCTGAATTACATGTGATTATATGTCTCTTTCATCAGTCTTGTGCAGTGTCAGTATCAACTTGTTGTTGATATGTAGATCTTCCTCGACATTTGATAGACGCATATCACATCCTCAGTATCATTGAAAGACGGATTTGTACAATTTAGGAAAGTACAAAAATCACAAAGATAATTGTGCCAAAATTTTGGGTCAATGGTTGAGgaaatgaagattttttttaaatttttacatacgGAAGCTATGGTGTGGCTTATGCGGTTATCACATCAATGATGTTATCCCGCAATGGTAGCCTAGAACGCTATCTGATAGAGGTAGTCACACTGCAAATAAGTAAACTCTTcctagataccaggactaaatttggtatatacgccagacgtgcgtttcgtctacaaaagactcatcagtgacgctcgaataaaaagtttgaaaaaggtcaaataaagtacgaagttgaagagcattgagaaccaaaattccgaaaagttttgtcaaatacagctaaggtaatctatgcatgaggtagaaaagcctttatttttcaaaaaaatctaaaattggtaaacagtaaatttataaatataaccatatcaatgacaattcatgtcagcacaaaagtgctgactactgggcgtgtgataccctcgggtaaatgaatctccaccagcagtaaACGAGCTAACCACAAGCTGATGGCATGAGTTAATAAGGAAGTGAAGTAGTATGATAAATTCCACCAGAGTAGAAAATTCTcccttttttataaatgaaatgttttaagtACCTTTCGCTGTGTGTAATTTGTTTACAGCTGtaagatataaattaaaaaaataactgacacttataaattatgaaaactaatctttttatttcaaaaacgaAGAAGACGATATCCAGCCACCACTTACAGGATAAAGATTGATTGGAAAAAACGTATAAATATTTTCAGCTTCAAATGCACCTTCGATTTGCATTTATAGCAAAGCAAGAATCACAAACATGTTTGTCCTTCAATTTATTTGTCTAACCATATCTTTAGTGACGATCTCAGCCAGTTCTCTTGGTTCAGTGTCTGAATCGTTGTCAACctgttcaaaatttcattttgaagaAAAGGTTCTCGAAAAGGTTGTTCGCTTGGAACATAAATTGGAAGTTTGTACGGAAAAGATGAAAGTATGGGAAGAGTCTATTTCTTCTAGTTTGGTTAAAGTGACCGAAGCGAAGAAACTTACAGAAACATTTGTTGAATCAATGCGAAATGCTCATCTACAGGACCAAATGCGGTTTAACAATTCTTTACTTGAGGCGAAGAAACAGACAGAAACATTTGTTGAATCCATGCGAAATTCACATATACAGGACCAAATGTGGTTTAACGATTCTTTTCTTGAAGCGAAGAAACAGACAGAAACATTTGTTGAATCCATGCGAAATTCACATATACAGGACCAAATGCGGTTTAACGATTCTTTTCTTGAAGCTaagaaacagacaaaaacatttGTTGAATCCATGCGAAATTCACATATACAGGACCAAATGCAGTTTAACGATTCTTTAATTGAAGCCGTTGACCATTTTAGGACACAGTCTGAAAATGAAACTTGGATATACGGAAGGCAGATGAATTCATTGTTTGATTCCCTTTCTTCGAAAATACAAGACTTGGAAGTAGCTGAAAGTAAAAGGGAGAGTATCATGGAATCATCTATTCTCCAACATCAGAGCCGGTTCAATGAATCGTTTGATAAGATTTTTGAACACTTCCAAGTTCGCTTCAATAATTCATTGcaagaaattgaaataaaacagaagAAAGGTAGGACTCTTTGTTAAAATCAACGTTATGATTGTacatttaacaatgttttaattgctgttaatttcattaaaaaaaacaaattaaagatattTGGCACGAACACTATTAAGGGCCCTTGATTGGCAGCATGACATGTGTACACCCAAAACAATAAAttgtaattagtttttttttaaattttaaaccttaCAGTGGCATATCtgaatttcatataaataacGACATAATAGAGCTACATacatttcttcattttatacaatttatgtacatttaattttagaCAGGACCACCATGATATCATTACAATATTCGTCGTCATTAAGTGTATTAATTAACGTTTCGTCTATTAactaaacatttgaaatactATTTCCTGCAACATTtaagaacagaaaaaaattaaatggtaaATTACCAAACACATTCTGTCTCATTTGAGGGATTCAAAAATACTCTATATAGCTTTGCT
The nucleotide sequence above comes from Mytilus trossulus isolate FHL-02 chromosome 5, PNRI_Mtr1.1.1.hap1, whole genome shotgun sequence. Encoded proteins:
- the LOC134717690 gene encoding uncharacterized protein LOC134717690 codes for the protein MLGKEVKILQQLKNVQQLQNLNGLTQEFQRISSRTHALDVNQQARNQDFLALYNQTIINQNKLKSLRQQHEADKNENMRILQNIKTDQNRFRAILYEKIDTIDENVNKTYAEFIEKANEKVTISASSLGSVSESLSTCSKFHFEEKVLEKVVRLEHKLEVCTEKMKVWEESISSSLVKVTEAKKLTETFVESMRNAHLQDQMRFNNSLLEAKKQTETFVESMRNSHIQDQMWFNDSFLEAKKQTETFVESMRNSHIQDQMRFNDSFLEAKKQTKTFVESMRNSHIQDQMQFNDSLIEAVDHFRTQSENETWIYGRQMNSLFDSLSSKIQDLEVAESKRESIMESSILQHQSRFNESFDKIFEHFQVRFNNSLQEIEIKQKKVGFTSCASSAQGYSLGSIIKFPDVLSKIGISNISTFKSSGKFTCKAEGLYQISVTILSHTGDKRFGIYMNKHLVSKAYISSSSNYESGTAVAVAVLKRNDELSVKPVEGSIFVNDYASCITIVKL